The Podarcis muralis chromosome 16, rPodMur119.hap1.1, whole genome shotgun sequence genomic interval GGTTGCTTTATGTCTTGAATTTTGAAAATTCAAcaaaatgtctgggtttttgccagcagaaccaggaagtgattttttaaaagggggtggtGGGGAGATTCTTGCTCTTGGATTccaaacacgccccccccccagtgttctcTGACAACAGAACCAAACTTCATACTGTTGCAGATTAAGGAACCTAACCCTTGCCATTTACAGAAATTATTTTTGATAGGTAATTGGGATTTGGAGAAATGTagaaaagagggaaaggggtgtgtgtatgATTTATTAGTTAATTATTTTATGTAGCCTCTACCCCATATATTGAAAGCACTCTTAAACCTCTTTAAACATTCATGGTTCTCTCCACTACCGCAAGAAAAATAATCGTCAGaaatgtagtttcttaagggtgctgagctcACAGAGTTCCAAGATTTCCTAAAAAGCtacaatgcagttttccaaccaaccaatgtttacaaaaatgcatgtactgggGTGAAAGTGTGCCTAAGAATGTAAGtaacatgcagaaatgcattgTGTGTGGGAAAAGATGCCTGCAAAAAAATGTGagacaaaactgcatgcaaaaaaatttattaggagaaatcagCACCCAGGTAGTAAGGGATTTTCATGAGGatgctttaaaagaaataaatctgtggattgctgggatagctcaattggtagagcatgagaatcttaatctctgggatgtgggttcgagtcctatgTTGGGTGAAggatttctacattgcagggggttggactggatgacctttgtggttccttccagcactacagttctatgattctaagctggaTTACTGAATttcagactgggaaaatgagggaGCATCAGGTTGGGAAGTCCTGTTGCGGAGGGAGGGCGGGGGCTCAGTTGCACCCATAAGGTGCACCACCTGAATGCTAGAGGACCCTCCACCCTATACAAGGGGAATCTCAACAGAACAATATTTTCTACTTTCCCACTTTATCTGTGCCTTTTCTCAGCCTCAGGAGAGaggaagggccttctctgtagtggctccccatttgtggaatgctctccccagggaggttcgccaggcgccttcattatatatattttaggcaccaggccaaaaacgttcctcttcaaccaggcctttgggtgaTTAATATCCAACAGACTTTTAAATACGtctgagagaaggggggggggtattattttaCTGCTTTGTTTTCACTATTGACTTGTTTTTAATCCTGTATTCTattctatgaactgccctgagagctTAGGGTGGTTTTTAAATCTAATAAACAACAGCAATGAAGGTCCCCAGGTGTCTTACACCTGAAGGGTAGGAACcgtaccaatggattcaagtgccaagaatggagattctgactaaatattaggaaggacTTTCCgagggcaagagctgttcaacagtggaacgaacAGTCCCTCAGAAAATGGCGGGCTCTCCTTCGCAGGAGGTTTTCACACAGAGGTTGAATGACTATCTGAAAGGCATTCAGCAGTGATTCCTACATCAAAGGGGATtcggctagatgatccttggggtgcctgccaattctacaattctaggattctatggtcccatagtccacacacacacacacacacacacacacacacacacacacacttggggaACCTCTCACAACCTCTGCTTTGCTCACCTCAACATCCATATGGCTGCTCTCATAGTGCTTGTAGTAATTGCCATATCTGCTTTGCCAATCATATTTGTTATAGTGAGCCACCGCCATATGCTTCATGAAGTCATGAACTGGCCGTGCGCTGtatgctgcctcctcctccataaACCTCCTATGCGCTTGAGCCATCATCTTCTCATGGTCCTCAAAGCTGCGTGGCCTCCAGTAGTCTGAATCTTCCAggctttcctcctcttcccagtccccctcttcttcttcggCCGAAGGTGGCACCATCTGCTCCTCAGGCTCCTCTGGGACAGGCTCATTGGACTCTCCCCAGGAgggctgctcttcttcttcttcttcttgcccccACGCCGGCTGCCCCAGGAGCAGGGCTCCCACGAGGAGCAACAACAAACACAGCCAGGATCTGGTCATTGTGGCAAGGAAAGGCTGGGAACTCAGAGGCTGCCCGGCTGGAGGCGAAAGCCCTGCAGATATAGGGATGGAGGAGGCTCCGCCCCCTGGTGCTCCACCCACCCCAACTGGAAGGACCCCGCCTCCTCCAAGACATGTCCACATCACAGAGGAGAAAAGTGAGCCGAATCTGACAAGCCAGCACAGACTCGTGGCTCCAGGCTCAGCCTTTGGGAGATCCCTTTTGCTCCTGCAGTTCAGTTACGTTTTATGAAAAGCTATTGTTTACTAAGGTGCTCAGACAGAGGTTTCCCAAATtgtggtccatgagcttcatgCTAGTCGTCCATGGCATGCCTGCATTAAATAGtcattgtgattattattattattggatttctTTAATAAGATCTGCAAATGcaataagcaaaaacaaaacatcaagctagaaataataattaaacagttgtaAGAGTAAGAGGAATAAgaatagaaggaggaggaggaggaggaggaggagcaggagtgtCACAAAATATATTCCATAGTGGAATGTAAGGTTCATATTTATGCAAAACTTATAAAATAATCATGAATCCATTATTGATTTCTAATTGcatttttactacagtggtacctcgggttacatacgcttcaggttacatacgcctcaggttacagactccactaacccataaatagtacctcgggttaagaactttgcttcaggatgaaaacagaaattgtgctccggcggcgtggcagcagcgggaggccccgttagctaaagtggtgcttcaggttaagaacggacctccggaatgaattaagtacttaacccgaggtaccactgtacttattttattGCATATACTGTGCTTTCTTTCATAACCCTTTGAATTCCAGGGAATCCATACCAAATTACCGGTATATGGAATTCGTACCAAAACACCATCACAAGCTATGCCTCGCAGAAATCTTTAGCAACAGAAGTGATGAGGTTGAATTGCATCGGCACTTACAGCCCTCGCTTTATTGCACTCCCGGCTGTGTGGCAGTTCGAGCTGCCACATGCAGTCTATAGCACCATACTGTACAATTTTGTAAATGCCAAAGGTCCTCACCTTCTCCTCTTTTGCACTGTGCATAATAAAACTGCTCCAACCAAACAAGAACACCTCTTTttgtttaaccccccccccccctgcttaatTTAGCTTAGTGcttaatttccctatgggctctAATCTCCAGGCTTTCTTATACCGTGTGGTCAATGTTTCACCCTCTAAGAATTTTGAAAGTCTGACTATTACGGGCCAGTAAGatgcttaaaatgcagctttatacagtggtacctcaggttacaaacgcttcaggttacatacacttcaggttacagactctgctaacccagaaataatgcttcaggttaagaactttgcttcaggatgagaacagaaatcgtgctctggcagcgcagcagcagcaggatgccccattagctaaagtggtcttcaggttaagaacagtttcaggt includes:
- the LOC114587038 gene encoding uncharacterized protein LOC114587038, with the translated sequence MTRSWLCLLLLLVGALLLGQPAWGQEEEEEEQPSWGESNEPVPEEPEEQMVPPSAEEEEGDWEEEESLEDSDYWRPRSFEDHEKMMAQAHRRFMEEEAAYSARPVHDFMKHMAVAHYNKYDWQSRYGNYYKHYESSHMDVEKAQGIIVTFEMTLAKTNCTKDDVSNQEDSVPRYSDLYLESQDCVLLPESEQEKYDCTFKIFLDEEYGGATVIDEDCEHVPGRTEGISEEVEVEEEEEEEEEEEEMFEPPLEEY